A region of Pyxidicoccus parkwaysis DNA encodes the following proteins:
- a CDS encoding periplasmic heavy metal sensor, giving the protein MFGFLFGTACLAGLIHTLRGGRRWHHWHHHHHGGGRWGRARLRWLFERLETSPGQEKVIIKAVEEATEAFAKMRDEVGPSRAALGRAMRGEHFDGEALRETFARHDVALDNLRRTVQGGLSQVHEALDPRQRRDLADLIEHGFGYGYGYGPGWRGGHGRCGGRGGWRGHGEQMV; this is encoded by the coding sequence ATGTTCGGATTCCTTTTTGGTACGGCATGCCTCGCGGGTCTCATCCACACGCTGCGCGGCGGGCGCCGCTGGCACCACTGGCATCACCATCATCATGGCGGCGGGCGCTGGGGCCGCGCGCGGCTGCGCTGGCTCTTCGAGCGGCTGGAGACGTCTCCCGGCCAGGAGAAGGTCATCATCAAGGCGGTAGAGGAGGCCACTGAGGCCTTCGCGAAGATGCGCGACGAGGTGGGCCCGAGCCGCGCCGCTCTCGGCCGCGCGATGCGGGGTGAGCACTTCGACGGCGAGGCGCTGCGCGAGACGTTCGCCCGTCACGACGTGGCGCTCGACAACCTGCGCCGCACGGTGCAGGGCGGGCTGTCTCAGGTGCACGAGGCGCTGGACCCGCGCCAGCGCCGCGACCTGGCGGACCTCATCGAGCACGGCTTCGGGTACGGGTACGGCTACGGCCCCGGGTGGCGCGGAGGCCATGGTCGCTGCGGCGGGCGTGGCGGCTGGCGCGGGCACGGCGAGCAGATGGTCTGA
- a CDS encoding response regulator transcription factor has translation MSTRVLLIDDDTRLYELLAEYLGQNGLSVTHAPDGGRGLAALEAGAYDAVLLDVMMPGMDGLEVCKRIRAKSRIPVIMLTAKGDETDRVVGLELGADDYLPKPFSPRELLARVRAVLRRSQPSAVADRLEAGGVSIDVAGREVRVEERLVDLTGLEFDLLVALVRRAGRVIPRDALLGEAGRSDTVVGERTVDVHISHLRQKLGDVGTRLIKTVRGVGYVFAKEGV, from the coding sequence ATGTCCACGCGAGTCCTGCTCATCGACGACGACACCCGGCTGTACGAGTTGCTCGCGGAGTACCTCGGGCAGAACGGCCTCAGCGTCACCCACGCACCCGACGGAGGACGCGGCTTGGCGGCACTGGAGGCCGGGGCCTACGACGCGGTGCTGCTGGACGTGATGATGCCCGGCATGGACGGCCTGGAGGTGTGCAAGCGCATCCGCGCCAAGAGCCGCATCCCCGTCATCATGCTCACCGCGAAGGGCGACGAGACGGACCGCGTGGTGGGGCTGGAGTTGGGTGCGGATGACTACCTGCCCAAGCCCTTCAGCCCTCGCGAATTGCTCGCGCGGGTGAGGGCGGTGCTGCGGCGCTCGCAGCCGTCGGCGGTGGCGGACCGGTTGGAGGCGGGCGGCGTGTCCATCGACGTGGCGGGCCGCGAGGTGCGCGTGGAGGAGCGGCTGGTGGATTTGACGGGTCTGGAGTTCGACCTGCTGGTGGCGCTGGTGCGCCGGGCCGGGCGGGTCATCCCTCGCGACGCGCTGCTGGGCGAGGCGGGGCGCAGCGACACGGTGGTGGGCGAGCGCACGGTGGACGTGCACATCTCGCATCTGCGGCAGAAGCTCGGTGACGTCGGCACGCGCCTCATCAAGACGGTGCGCGGCGTGGGCTACGTGTTCGCCAAAGAGGGCGTATGA